TCCCAGGCGGATACCGAGGAATCGGATCTGGCGCGCGAACGCGGAGAGTTGGCGGCCAATGACGCCTCCGAGCGGGCGGAGCTGGCCGGAATCTACGTTTCCCGGGGGCTCGATCTTCCTCTCGCGCGGCAGGTCGCCGACCAGTTGATGGCGCACGACGCCCTCGGGGCCCATGCGCGCGACGAACTCGGCATTTCCGAGATCCAGCGCGCTCGCCCGGTGCAGGCGGCCCTTGCGTCCGCGGGCACGTTCGCCGTCGGGGCGGGCCTGCCGCTCCTGATCGTGTTTCTGGTTCCCGCCAGGATGCTGGCGGTGTTTGTCGTTGGAACGTCGCTCGCGTGCCTCGCGATCCTAGGGGGCCTGGCGGCTCACGCCGGCGGCGCGAGGCGTGCCGTCGGCGCCCTGCGCGTCGCGTTTTGGGGAGCGTTGGCCATGGCGCTGACGTACGGCGTCGGCGCCCTCTTCGGCACCGTCGTCTAATCGAGGATCAGGAGATCATCCGGAGAAAGCGGTCGAGGAGGACGGGCTCGAACTCCGTCCCCCCGCGAAATCCCGGGGGTGCGACGACGTTCCGATCAGGTATACTTTGAAGTTACGGGGAGGCGCGATGATCCGGTTCGAGGGCGTCCACAAATGGTTCGGCAAGCTCCACGTGCTGAACAACATCAACCTCCAGGTACGGTCGGGCGAGGTGGTGGTGGTCTGCGGCCCCTCCGGCTCGGGGAAGTCGACCCTCATCCGGACGATCAACGAGCTCGAGCCGATCAACGAGGGGAAACTCGTCGTCGACGGGATGGACCTCTCGCACAAGAAGACCGACATCAACAAGCTGCGGGCGGAGATCGGCTTCGTCTTCCAGCAGTTCAACCTCTACCCCCACCTGTCGGTCATGAAAAACATCACCCTGGCGCCGATCAAGATCCGGAACACCCCCGAGAAGGAAGCCGGGGAACAGGCAATGGCACTTCTGGAGCGTGTCGGGTTGCCCGAGAAGCGGGACGCCTACCCGTCCCAGCTCTCCGGCGGGCAGCAGCAGCGGGTGGCGATCGCGCGGGGGCTGGCGATGAAACCGAAGATCATGCTCTTCGACGAGCCCACCTCGGCCCTCGACCCCGAGATGATCGGAGAGGTTCTCCAGGTCATGAAGGATCTGGCGCTCTCCGGGATGACGATGATCGTGGTCACGCACGAGATGGGGTTCGCCCGGGAGGTATCCCACCGGGTCATCTTCATGGACAACGGGACGATCCTGGAGGAGGCCCCGCCGGAGGAGTTCTTCAAAAACCCACAACACGAACGGGCGAAGCAGTTCCTGAAGCAGATCCTGTCGCCCATGCACTGAACCATAACCAAAAGGAGGGGAAGACGATGGCGAGAAAGATCGGGCTGTTCATCGTGGCGTTGGCGATGGTAGGAACGATGTGCGGGGCCGCCCTGGCGGGCGACACCCTCGCGGAAGTGAAAAAGAACGGCGTTCTCGTGGCTGGCGTGAAGGACTCCCTGCCGCCGTTCGGCTCCGTGGACCCGAACACGAAAGAGTTCGTCGGGTACGACATCGACTTCGTCAAGTACATCGCGAAGAAACTGAAGGTGAAGGTCGAGTACAAGCCGGTCACTTCCGCGAACCGGATGCCGATGCTGATGGAGAGCCGCGTCGACATCCTCGCGGCGACGATGACGAAGACCCCCGAGCGGGCCAAGCAGATCGACTTCAGCTACACCTACTTCCTGACCGGGCAGAAGTTCCTGACGAAGAAGGGGACGGTCAAGAGCCTGAAGGACCTCGAGGGAAAGAAGATCGGGACGGCAAAGGGCTCCACCTCGGAGCAGAACGTGAAGAAGTCGGTTCCTTCGGCCACGGTCCTCTCCTTCGACGACTATCCGCAGGGGGTCCTCGCCGTGCAGCAGGGGAAAGTCATCGCCGTGACCACGGACGAGTCGATCCTGGCGGGGCAGCTCGGCAAGCTCGAGAAGAATCCCGCGACGAAGGGCCAGTACGAGATCCCCGACATCACGATCTCCGCGGAGCCGTACGGCCTGGGGATGCGGAAGGGGGACACGAACTTCGTGAAATTCGTCGACGCCGTTATCCTCGAAATGGAGAAGAACGGCGAGGCGAAGAAGATCTTCGATCGATGGTTCGGCCCGAACACGGACAGCCCGATCAACCGCGGCAAGTTCAAGATCACGGCGGACAGGATGGGGATCGAGTAGGCTTCGGGTAGACCCTCTGTATGAACTACCGGTTCGACTGGGCGATCGTCACCTCCGGGAAGTATTTCGACTGGCTCGTTTCCGGGCTGTACGTGACGATCAAGCTCTCGGTGGTGTCGATCACCCTGTCGTTCCTGGTCGGTCTCGTCATCGCGATGATGCGGATGTCCCACGTGCGGCCCGTTCGGTGGTTCGCCCACGGGTACCTCGAGTTCTTCCGCAACACTCCCCTGCTGGTCCAGATCTTCTTCTGGTACTTCGGTTCGTACAAGATTCTCCCCACGGCGGTAAACGACTGGATGGTCCGCCAGGACTTCGAGTTCGCGGCGGCGGCGATCGCCCTCACCATCTACACCTCCGCCTTCATCGCCGAGGACATCCGCTCGGGGGTCCGCTCCATCCCGAAGGAGCAGATGGAGGCGGCGCTCAGCTCCGGCTTCTCCTACGTCCGCTCGATGCGATACATCATCCTGCCGCAGGCGGTGCGCCTCACGATCCCGCCGCTCATCAACCAGTTCCTGAACCTGATGAAGAACTCTTCCCTGGCGATGACGATCGGCGTGGCGGAGCTGATGTATCAGGCGCGGCAGGTGGAGAGCTACACGTTCAAGGGATTCGAGGCGTTCTCGGCGGCCACGCTCGTTTACCTCGCCCTGTCGTTCCTCATCACCGGGCTGATGACCCTCTACGACAAGAAGGTCCTGCAGCCGATCAAGGGACATTGAGATGGTGGGCGGGCTCGACTTCAGCGTCGTCCGGGAGAACCTCCCCTACTTCTTCCTCGGCCGGTACCCCAAGGGGCCGCTGGGAGGGGTGGCGCTCACCCTCTACCTCGCCGTGGTGTCCCTGGTCCTCTCCTTCCTCGGCGGCCTGATCCTGGGGCTCTTGAGCGTCTCCCGGAACCGCCTGATCAAGTGGGGATCCACGACGGTCATCCAGACGATCCGCGGGATGCCGCTCCTGATGGTCATCTTCTGGATGTTCTTCCTGCTGCCGGCCATGCTGGGGGGCGGGATGACGGCGGACTGGACGATCATCACGGCGCTCACGCTGTTCACCTCCTCCTACATGTCGGAGATCGTGCGCGCGGGAATCCTGGGGATCCCGAAAGGGCAGATGGAGGCGGCCGTCTCGACCGGGCTGTCGCACGGGCAGGCGATGATCCACATCATTCTCCCCCAGGCGCTGCGGAACATGATCCCCTCCTTCGTCAACCAGTTCGTGTCGATGATCAAGGACACCTCGCTGGCGTTCATCGTGGGCGTCTCGGAGCTCACCCACGTTGCGACCCAGATGAACAACAGGACGATGCTCTACCCCACGGAGATCTTTCTTTTCATCGCCGTCATTTACTTCATCATGTGCTTCGCCTTCACGGAGCTGTCCCGATGGCTGGAGCGCCGGTTGGCCTGGCGCAAGTCGATCTGACGCCCCCGCCGTGAGCCCGCCGGAGAAGGATCGGCTGCTGCGCTCTTTCCGTGCCGCCGTGGAGGCGGTCGACCCGGCGCGCCTCGTCGCGTCCGCGCTGCGCGTGGAAGGGGATGCCGTCGTGCTCGACGCCCCGGGCGTCCGGGCGGCGATGCCCCTTTCGTCCCTGCGGAAGATCCACCTCGTCGGGGCCGGAAAGGCGGGAAGGGCGATGGGGGAGGCGGCTCTGGCGGCGCTGGGGAAACACGTCGCGGGCGGGGTGATCGCCGTACCGCGCGGCGCGGAAGGGCCGTCGGGCCCGGTGCGATTCGCGGCGGCCGGGCACCCGGTACCCGACATCTTCAGCCTCGCGGCGGCGCGCGAAGTCCTGTCGATTCTGGAACGCGCCGGGAAAGGGGACCTCGTGGTCGCCCTCGTGTCGGGCGGCGGTTCCGCCATGCTGTCCGCGCCGGCCGCAGGGATCACGATGGAAGAGAAGGCGGAAACGTTCCGTTTCCTCCTGCGGGCGGGGGCCGACATCGCATCGTTCAACGCGGTGCGCAAGCATCTCTCCGAGGTCAAGGGCGGGCTGCTGGCCCGGGCGGCGCAGCCCGCGACCACATGGGCGCTGCTCCTGTCGGATGTTCCCGGCGACGACCCGTCCGTGATCGCCTCCGGCCCATTTTTCCCCGACCCGACGACGTATGCGGACGCGATCGGGGTCCTCGAGCGGTACGGCATCTTTTACGCGGTCCCCTCCCCGGTGCGTCGACACCTTGCCGAAGGCGCGGCCGGCACCCTCCCCGAAACACCGAAACCGGACGACCCCGCTTTCCTCGGGACAACCTCGGTCCTCGTCGGAACGAACCGGATGGCGATGGACGGGGCGGCGCTGCGGATAGCCCGGGAGCGGGGGGCGGATCCCACCGCGATCATCCTCCTGCCCGGCTTTCTTCACGGAGAGGCCAGGGAGTGCGCCCGTTCGTTCTGTGCCCGGTTGCGGAAGGCCGCGGAAGCGCTTTCCCCGGGACACGCAGTCGCGATGATCGCCGGCGGAGAGACGACGGTGAACGTGCGCGGCAGCGGCAAGGGGGGGCGGAACCAGGAGTTCGCCCTCGCCGCGGCGGTGGAACTGGCCGGCGAGAAAGCGATGGCCGTCCTGGCCGCGGGAACGGACGGGATCGACGGGCCCACCGACGCCGCGGGGGCGTACGCCGACGGGACCACCGTCGCGCGCGCCCCGTCCCTTGGGTTCGACCCCGGCGCGCATCTGGAGAACAACGACGCGTACCCGTTCTTCGAGGCGTTGGGGGACCTGGTCGTCACCGGACCGACGGGCACCAATGTCGCCGACCTGGCGATCGGATGGGCGCGAAAACTTTCTACACCAGGATGATGTCGAGCTTCTCCGGGCCGTGCACGCCGATCGCGAGGGTGAGCTCGATGTCGGCCGTGCGGCTCGGTCCCGTGACGAGGGTGATGTTCGTGGGCGGGTCGGCGGAGACCGCGGCGAAGAGGTCGTCCAGCGTATCGAAGATCCGCTCCCGCCGCACGATCGCCACGTGGTGCGCGGGAAGCAGCCCCGCCTGGACCGCGCGGCCCCCGGCGCTCACGCAAACGATCGTTCCGGTCTCGGCGATCGCGCCGAACACCTCCTCCACCGTCACCGCCGCCGCCGCGTAATCGGCCGCCCGCACCGCGAAAAGGGGCGACGCCGCCTTTTCGAGCTCCGTCACGCCGGGGCAATAGACCGGCGAATCGATCGCGACAACCCGCCCGAGCGTAGTGAGAAGATCCCCCGTGTCCGAAACGGAGTGGGTACCGGCGGCCGCTTTCGCGGCGTTCTCGAGGAAGAGCCGTTCTTTGTCCGCGTCGTTCATGGCAGCCTCCGTCGCAACGGGGTCTTCGCGGGGGCCGGCATCCTCCCCGCCACGTCTTTCCCGCCCAAGGCGCGCACCACCGGCCAGAACGCGGCGGCGAGCCGCTGTCCGAGGGCGAAGAGCGTCGGCGATGCCGCCGCCTTCCCGAACGCCTCCATCCCGCGCCGCTCCCTCGGGTCGGAGAACCGCTCGCGCACCTTGCGCCGCCGAAGCCCGAGGATCAGGTCGACGAGGGGAACGCGCACCGGGCATACCTCGACGCACGCGCCACAGAGCGTGCTCGCG
The window above is part of the Deltaproteobacteria bacterium genome. Proteins encoded here:
- a CDS encoding VIT family protein translates to MRHEEHHRSERIGWLRAAVMGANDGIVSIASLILGVAAAGGAGSEVAVAGMAGLVAGAMSMAAGEYISVSSQADTEESDLARERGELAANDASERAELAGIYVSRGLDLPLARQVADQLMAHDALGAHARDELGISEIQRARPVQAALASAGTFAVGAGLPLLIVFLVPARMLAVFVVGTSLACLAILGGLAAHAGGARRAVGALRVAFWGALAMALTYGVGALFGTVV
- a CDS encoding amino acid ABC transporter ATP-binding protein, translated to MIRFEGVHKWFGKLHVLNNINLQVRSGEVVVVCGPSGSGKSTLIRTINELEPINEGKLVVDGMDLSHKKTDINKLRAEIGFVFQQFNLYPHLSVMKNITLAPIKIRNTPEKEAGEQAMALLERVGLPEKRDAYPSQLSGGQQQRVAIARGLAMKPKIMLFDEPTSALDPEMIGEVLQVMKDLALSGMTMIVVTHEMGFAREVSHRVIFMDNGTILEEAPPEEFFKNPQHERAKQFLKQILSPMH
- a CDS encoding ABC transporter substrate-binding protein, with translation MARKIGLFIVALAMVGTMCGAALAGDTLAEVKKNGVLVAGVKDSLPPFGSVDPNTKEFVGYDIDFVKYIAKKLKVKVEYKPVTSANRMPMLMESRVDILAATMTKTPERAKQIDFSYTYFLTGQKFLTKKGTVKSLKDLEGKKIGTAKGSTSEQNVKKSVPSATVLSFDDYPQGVLAVQQGKVIAVTTDESILAGQLGKLEKNPATKGQYEIPDITISAEPYGLGMRKGDTNFVKFVDAVILEMEKNGEAKKIFDRWFGPNTDSPINRGKFKITADRMGIE
- a CDS encoding amino acid ABC transporter permease, with the protein product MNYRFDWAIVTSGKYFDWLVSGLYVTIKLSVVSITLSFLVGLVIAMMRMSHVRPVRWFAHGYLEFFRNTPLLVQIFFWYFGSYKILPTAVNDWMVRQDFEFAAAAIALTIYTSAFIAEDIRSGVRSIPKEQMEAALSSGFSYVRSMRYIILPQAVRLTIPPLINQFLNLMKNSSLAMTIGVAELMYQARQVESYTFKGFEAFSAATLVYLALSFLITGLMTLYDKKVLQPIKGH
- a CDS encoding amino acid ABC transporter permease translates to MVGGLDFSVVRENLPYFFLGRYPKGPLGGVALTLYLAVVSLVLSFLGGLILGLLSVSRNRLIKWGSTTVIQTIRGMPLLMVIFWMFFLLPAMLGGGMTADWTIITALTLFTSSYMSEIVRAGILGIPKGQMEAAVSTGLSHGQAMIHIILPQALRNMIPSFVNQFVSMIKDTSLAFIVGVSELTHVATQMNNRTMLYPTEIFLFIAVIYFIMCFAFTELSRWLERRLAWRKSI
- a CDS encoding glycerate kinase, translated to MSPPEKDRLLRSFRAAVEAVDPARLVASALRVEGDAVVLDAPGVRAAMPLSSLRKIHLVGAGKAGRAMGEAALAALGKHVAGGVIAVPRGAEGPSGPVRFAAAGHPVPDIFSLAAAREVLSILERAGKGDLVVALVSGGGSAMLSAPAAGITMEEKAETFRFLLRAGADIASFNAVRKHLSEVKGGLLARAAQPATTWALLLSDVPGDDPSVIASGPFFPDPTTYADAIGVLERYGIFYAVPSPVRRHLAEGAAGTLPETPKPDDPAFLGTTSVLVGTNRMAMDGAALRIARERGADPTAIILLPGFLHGEARECARSFCARLRKAAEALSPGHAVAMIAGGETTVNVRGSGKGGRNQEFALAAAVELAGEKAMAVLAAGTDGIDGPTDAAGAYADGTTVARAPSLGFDPGAHLENNDAYPFFEALGDLVVTGPTGTNVADLAIGWARKLSTPG
- a CDS encoding LUD domain-containing protein is translated as MNDADKERLFLENAAKAAAGTHSVSDTGDLLTTLGRVVAIDSPVYCPGVTELEKAASPLFAVRAADYAAAAVTVEEVFGAIAETGTIVCVSAGGRAVQAGLLPAHHVAIVRRERIFDTLDDLFAAVSADPPTNITLVTGPSRTADIELTLAIGVHGPEKLDIILV